Genomic window (Gammaproteobacteria bacterium):
TCACCGGCCGGAGCGCGCAGAGCCGGGCGCTCGCGGCCCAGGCCGGCATCGAGGACCTCGGCTCGCTGTCCGCGCTCGTCACGGCCGCCGACGTGTTTCTGTCGATCCTGCCGCCGGCGTCGGCGTTCGAGCTCGCGCGGCGCACGGCCGACGCGATGCGCCAGGAGAACGCGCGGCCGACTTTCGTCGATTGCAACGCGGTCGCGCCTGCGACGGTCGCCCGGATCGCGGCGCTCTTCGCTGAGCTCGGCGCACCATTCCTCGACGCCGGCATCGTCGGGCCGGCTCCGCGCGCGGACACGCGCCGGCCCACGCGTTGCTACGTGTCCGGCGCAGAGCGTGAGAAGCTCCTCGCGCTCGACGTCCCGGAGCTCGCGTTCGTCGACTTGGGGCCCGACGTCGGCCGGGCTTCGGCCATGAAGATGTGCTACGCGGCGCTCAACAAAGGGATCGACGCGCTGTGCGCGGCGGCCGCGCTCGCCGCGGAGCGGCACGTCGTGCGCGCCGAGCTGATCCGCGAGATCGGCGCGAGCCAGCCGGACGCCGCGGAGCGAATGACGCGAAGGGTCCCCTACCTCGCCGCGACCGCCGAGCGCTACGCCGGGGAGATGCGCGAGATCGCGGCCACGTTCGCCGCCGCCGGAGTGCCCTCGGGCTTTCACGAGGCCGCCGAGCAGCTGTATCGGGCGCTGGCGCGCACGCCGCTAGCGGCCGAGACGCGCCTCACCGCCCCGCCGAACCGCTCGCTCGACGAGGCGCTCACCGTGTTTCTCGCGGCGTTCGCGGACGGGAAGCGCTGACCGGCACGGCGGCTCGCTGGCAGCGATCTTGCATCCCGGCGGGAGAAGAAGCCCGAGGAGGCACCCATGGCCATCGACATCACGCGCGACATGGACAAGCTCATGACCGAGGTGGACGACATCCGCAAGGATCTGAAGACGCTGAGCCGCTCGCTCCGCGATCTCGGCGCGGACAAGGGCCAGGCCGCGCTCGCGAAGGTGGAGCACTTCGGCGAGCGGGCGCGGAAACGCGCCGCGCAAACCGAGGAACGGATCGAGCGCGAAATCGAGGACCGGCCCTTCGTGGCGCTGCTCACGGCTTTCGGCATCGGCTTTCTGGTCGCGAAGCTCCTCGACTCCTCGGGGCGCTAGCTCGTCCCGCCCCAGACTTCGCTCGCGACCTCGACGACGAGCCCGAGCTTGCGCTTCTCAGCGTCCTCGCTGATGCGGTTGCCTTCCGAGACGCTCGCAAAGCCGCACTGCGGGGACAGGCACAGTTGCTCGAGCGGCACGTACTTGGACGCCTCGTCGATGCGACGCTTGATCTCGTCCTTGTCCTCGAGCTCGCTCCGCTTCGTGGAGACGAGGCCGAGAACGACTCTCTTGTCCTTCGGGACGAACCGAAGCGGCGCGAAGTCGCCCGAGCGCTCGTCGTCGTACTCGAGTAAGAAGCCGTCGACGTCCATCTCGTTGAAGATGATTTCGGCTACCGGTTCGTAACCGCCTTCGGCGAACCAGCGGCTCTTCGCGTTGCCGCGGCAGAGGTGGACGCACACGGCCATGTCGCTCGGCCGGCCGCGGATCGATTCGTTGATCAGCCGCGCATAGTCTTCCGGCAGCGCTTCCACGTCCTCGCCGCGCTCACGCGCTTGCGCGCGCATCTTCTCGTCGCAAAGGTAAGCGAGGTTCGTGTCGTCGAGCTGCAAGTACCGGCAGCCCGCCTGCGCGAGATCGGCGACCTCCTCGCGATACACCCGCGCGAGATCCGCGAAGAACTCCTCCATCTCCGGGTAGGCGCGCTTGTCGATTGCTTCCCGGCCGCCGCGGAAGTGCGTCATCGTCGGTGAAGGAATCGTCTGCTGCGCCGTTCGCTTCGTCAGGCTGCGCAGAAAGCGGAAGTGCTCGATCTCGATGCCGCCGGGTGGACGCCGCAGCGTCCCGGTGACGATCGCCACGAATGGCGCCTCGTGCCGACCGGAGCCGTCTCCGCCCGGCTCGAACAGCTGCTTGAACTCGACATTCTCGAGCTTCGAGAGAAAGTCGCCATGGAACGTCTCGCGGCGAAATTCGCCGTCGGTGATCGATTCGAGCCCGAGGGCTTCCTGCATGTTCACGACCTCGCGGATGCACTCGTCCTCGTGCGCTCTCAGAGCGTCGTGATGGACTTTTCCGGCTTTGACGCGCTCGCGCAGCTCGAGCAGGCTTCGGGGACGCAGCAAGCTTCCGACGTGATCGGCGCGAAAGGGGGCGCGACTGGTAGATGAC
Coding sequences:
- a CDS encoding DUF1932 domain-containing protein, coding for MSETIAVVATGEMGSAVGAALRRRGHRVVTDLTGRSAQSRALAAQAGIEDLGSLSALVTAADVFLSILPPASAFELARRTADAMRQENARPTFVDCNAVAPATVARIAALFAELGAPFLDAGIVGPAPRADTRRPTRCYVSGAEREKLLALDVPELAFVDLGPDVGRASAMKMCYAALNKGIDALCAAAALAAERHVVRAELIREIGASQPDAAERMTRRVPYLAATAERYAGEMREIAATFAAAGVPSGFHEAAEQLYRALARTPLAAETRLTAPPNRSLDEALTVFLAAFADGKR
- a CDS encoding 5-methyltetrahydropteroyltriglutamate--homocysteine S-methyltransferase; amino-acid sequence: MSSTSRAPFRADHVGSLLRPRSLLELRERVKAGKVHHDALRAHEDECIREVVNMQEALGLESITDGEFRRETFHGDFLSKLENVEFKQLFEPGGDGSGRHEAPFVAIVTGTLRRPPGGIEIEHFRFLRSLTKRTAQQTIPSPTMTHFRGGREAIDKRAYPEMEEFFADLARVYREEVADLAQAGCRYLQLDDTNLAYLCDEKMRAQARERGEDVEALPEDYARLINESIRGRPSDMAVCVHLCRGNAKSRWFAEGGYEPVAEIIFNEMDVDGFLLEYDDERSGDFAPLRFVPKDKRVVLGLVSTKRSELEDKDEIKRRIDEASKYVPLEQLCLSPQCGFASVSEGNRISEDAEKRKLGLVVEVASEVWGGTS